One genomic segment of Pelagerythrobacter marensis includes these proteins:
- a CDS encoding sigma-54-dependent transcriptional regulator, which yields MAESESRLLMLIDDEPAQSRLITALAAREGWRTLVVNDSETAIATLGTRQGMQLAAIILDQWVPGDDACSLIEELKTRRPALPVLMLTTSSSPLLAVDAMRAGATDYLIKPVAPDRLMQALRSATKHEAPKDELQPLTEKMPASLDFDAMIGTAPSFRTALARAAKAARGHGAVLIEGESGTGKEMLVRAMHAASPRSKSAMRSINIGGVSAGSIESILFGHEQNAFPGAFERQIGALQHCDGGTLVLDEIDRLEPDMQLKLAECLEQGIVRPIGARHGFRVDVRLISASNLPLADLVATGHFEERLYTAISGTTIVLPPLRDRPGDITALTRYFLARIGEQPGLRHHAISEGALQLLSGFDWPGNVRQLQSVLFRAAVYCDGETLTAENFPQLLEMVGDQGETISPVHEGAGVMLYTEDGNLRALEDIEADVIRLAIGHYRGRMTEVARRLGIGRSTLYRKLSDLGIDDAA from the coding sequence ATGGCCGAAAGCGAATCGCGCCTTCTGATGCTGATCGACGACGAGCCGGCCCAGAGCCGGCTGATCACGGCACTCGCCGCACGCGAAGGGTGGCGCACGCTGGTGGTGAACGATTCGGAAACCGCAATCGCCACGCTGGGCACGCGCCAGGGGATGCAGCTGGCCGCGATCATCCTCGATCAATGGGTGCCGGGCGACGATGCCTGCAGCCTGATCGAAGAGCTCAAGACCCGCCGCCCCGCGCTCCCCGTCCTGATGCTGACCACCAGTTCCAGCCCCCTGCTCGCGGTCGATGCGATGCGCGCGGGTGCAACCGATTACCTGATCAAGCCCGTCGCGCCCGACCGGCTGATGCAGGCACTGCGCAGCGCGACCAAGCACGAAGCGCCCAAAGACGAACTTCAGCCGCTGACCGAAAAAATGCCCGCATCGCTCGATTTCGATGCGATGATCGGCACCGCGCCATCGTTCCGCACCGCGCTGGCGCGTGCGGCAAAGGCAGCGCGCGGCCACGGCGCCGTGCTGATCGAAGGCGAAAGCGGCACCGGCAAGGAAATGCTGGTGCGGGCAATGCATGCCGCCAGCCCCCGTTCGAAATCGGCGATGCGCTCGATCAATATCGGCGGCGTTTCGGCGGGGTCGATCGAATCGATCCTGTTCGGCCATGAACAGAACGCATTTCCCGGCGCGTTCGAACGGCAGATCGGCGCATTGCAGCACTGCGACGGCGGGACCCTGGTCCTCGACGAGATCGACCGGCTCGAACCCGATATGCAGTTGAAGCTGGCCGAATGCCTCGAACAGGGGATCGTTCGCCCGATCGGGGCTCGTCACGGATTTCGGGTGGACGTCCGCCTGATCAGCGCCAGCAACCTTCCGCTGGCCGATCTGGTGGCCACCGGCCATTTCGAAGAACGGCTCTATACCGCCATTTCCGGGACCACGATCGTCCTGCCGCCGCTGCGCGACCGGCCGGGCGATATTACCGCGCTCACCCGCTATTTCCTCGCCCGGATCGGGGAGCAGCCGGGCCTTCGCCACCACGCCATTTCGGAAGGGGCGCTGCAGCTCCTGTCCGGGTTCGACTGGCCCGGCAATGTCCGCCAGTTGCAATCGGTGCTGTTCCGCGCCGCGGTCTACTGCGATGGCGAGACGCTTACCGCCGAAAACTTCCCCCAGCTTCTCGAAATGGTGGGCGACCAGGGCGAAACGATCAGCCCGGTTCACGAAGGCGCCGGCGTCATGCTCTATACCGAAGATGGCAACCTGCGTGCGCTGGAGGATATCGAGGCGGACGTGATCCGCCTGGCGATCGGGCACTATCGCGGGCGCATGACCGAAGTCGCCCGGCGGCTCGGCATCGGCCGTTCCACCCTCTATCGCAAGCTCAGCGATCTCGGCATCGACGACGCGGCCTGA
- a CDS encoding NAD(P) transhydrogenase subunit alpha, producing the protein MDFISILSIFVLACFVGYYVVWSVTPALHTPLMAVTNAISSVIIVGALIAAAEAGSPAAKWLGLAGVVLASVNIFGGFAVTERMLAMYKKKEKK; encoded by the coding sequence ATGGACTTCATTTCGATCCTGTCGATTTTCGTGCTGGCGTGTTTCGTCGGCTATTACGTGGTCTGGTCGGTCACGCCTGCGCTGCACACGCCGCTGATGGCGGTGACCAATGCGATCTCCTCGGTGATAATCGTCGGCGCGCTGATCGCTGCGGCGGAAGCCGGTAGCCCGGCGGCCAAGTGGCTCGGGCTGGCGGGCGTGGTGCTGGCTAGCGTCAACATCTTCGGCGGCTTCGCGGTTACGGAGCGAATGCTCGCGATGTACAAGAAGAAGGAGAAGAAGTGA
- a CDS encoding SO2930 family diheme c-type cytochrome, translating into MIRGAHVLAAGMLALAGAMASQSGAGPAVAAPATAAVQRVNDAAVREGIPRTLADFGFFADGPGQVPAVRVMSYRLNTPLYSDGAEKLRFLYLPEGTQLAAAGEGLPEFPVGAALIKTFAFGEGEGRRLIETRVLLHRADGWLALPYLWNADQTKARLALAGARVDLTTPQGEAISYRVPNKNQCKECHGLDGEVIPIGPKARNLAHDWLAGMEGQDRLDHMPAGADALPQWEDRDRADLADTARAYLDVNCAHCHRPGAMASNSGLDLRWEQRDPRALGVMKRPVAAGRGSAGLLFAVVPGKPEESILLHRMASAEPGVAMPELGKATVDPDGVRAVERWIAGM; encoded by the coding sequence GTGATCCGGGGCGCGCACGTCCTGGCGGCGGGGATGCTTGCGCTCGCCGGCGCGATGGCGAGCCAATCGGGCGCGGGGCCAGCCGTCGCCGCGCCCGCAACAGCCGCGGTGCAGCGCGTCAACGATGCCGCAGTGCGCGAAGGCATCCCGCGCACGCTGGCCGATTTCGGCTTCTTCGCCGATGGTCCGGGGCAAGTGCCTGCGGTGCGCGTGATGTCGTACCGCCTCAACACCCCGCTCTATTCGGACGGCGCGGAAAAGCTGCGTTTTCTCTATCTGCCCGAAGGCACGCAACTGGCTGCGGCGGGGGAGGGGCTGCCGGAATTTCCCGTGGGTGCGGCGCTGATCAAGACGTTCGCGTTCGGCGAAGGGGAAGGGCGGCGCCTGATCGAAACGCGCGTTCTGCTCCATCGCGCCGATGGCTGGCTGGCCCTGCCGTACCTGTGGAACGCGGACCAGACGAAGGCGCGGCTGGCGCTGGCCGGGGCGCGGGTCGATCTGACGACGCCGCAGGGCGAGGCGATCAGCTATCGCGTGCCGAACAAGAACCAGTGCAAGGAATGCCACGGGCTGGACGGCGAAGTGATCCCGATCGGCCCCAAGGCGCGCAATCTGGCGCACGACTGGCTCGCGGGCATGGAGGGGCAGGACAGGCTCGATCACATGCCGGCGGGTGCCGATGCCCTGCCGCAGTGGGAAGATCGCGACCGCGCCGATCTGGCGGACACTGCGCGCGCCTATCTCGACGTCAATTGTGCGCACTGCCATCGGCCCGGCGCAATGGCGTCCAATTCCGGCCTCGATTTGCGCTGGGAACAACGTGATCCCAGGGCGCTGGGCGTGATGAAGCGCCCGGTCGCGGCGGGCCGCGGATCGGCCGGGCTGCTGTTTGCCGTGGTGCCGGGCAAGCCGGAAGAATCAATCCTGCTGCACCGGATGGCCAGCGCCGAACCCGGCGTGGCCATGCCCGAACTGGGGAAGGCGACCGTCGATCCCGATGGCGTGCGCGCGGTCGAACGCTGGATCGCGGGGATGTGA
- a CDS encoding NAD(P)(+) transhydrogenase (Re/Si-specific) subunit beta yields the protein MTMWAAPAHAATGEAVNPWVALAYLVAGVLFILALRGLSSPSTSRTGNRFGMAGMLIAVVTTLVTHDVANIIEIAIAIAIGGLIGFLIARRIAMTAMPELVAAFHSLVGLAAVLVGWAAYLNPGAFGLLTADGGIGAVSKVEMGLGIAIGAITFSGSVIAFLKLSGRMSGSPILLPARHVINLGTLAAIIVLTALFAVTTGQAETLPLIVALTVLAFVIGFLLIIPIGGADMPVVVSMLNSYSGWAAAAMGFTLGNTAMIVTGALVGSSGAILSYIMCRAMNRSFISVIAGGFGADDSGAGGGEAREQRPYKQGSAADAAFMLEQAEKVIIIPGYGMAVAQAQHALREMADMLKEKGVEVKYAIHPVAGRMPGHMNVLLAEAQVPYDEVFELEDINSEFAQADVAFIIGANDVVNPAAKTDKSSPIYGMPVFDVDKAKQVFFIKRSMGGVGYAGVDNDVFYMDQTMMLLSDAKKMVEEIVKSLD from the coding sequence ATGACGATGTGGGCCGCCCCCGCTCACGCCGCGACCGGTGAAGCGGTGAACCCCTGGGTCGCGCTCGCCTACCTCGTCGCGGGCGTGCTCTTCATCCTCGCCTTGCGCGGGCTTTCCAGCCCGTCGACGAGCCGGACGGGCAACCGTTTCGGCATGGCGGGTATGCTGATCGCCGTGGTGACGACGCTGGTGACGCACGACGTCGCCAATATCATCGAGATCGCGATTGCCATCGCCATAGGCGGATTGATCGGCTTCCTGATCGCCCGCCGCATTGCCATGACCGCGATGCCCGAACTGGTCGCGGCGTTTCACAGCCTCGTCGGCCTTGCCGCGGTGCTGGTGGGCTGGGCGGCCTATCTCAATCCCGGCGCGTTCGGTCTGCTGACGGCGGACGGCGGGATCGGCGCGGTTTCGAAGGTCGAGATGGGGCTGGGCATCGCCATCGGTGCGATTACCTTCTCCGGCTCGGTCATCGCGTTCCTCAAGCTCTCGGGGCGGATGAGCGGATCGCCGATTCTGCTGCCCGCGCGCCATGTCATCAACCTCGGCACGCTGGCGGCGATCATCGTGCTGACCGCGCTGTTCGCCGTGACCACCGGCCAGGCGGAAACGCTGCCCCTGATCGTCGCGCTGACCGTGCTCGCCTTCGTCATCGGCTTCCTGCTGATCATCCCGATCGGCGGGGCGGACATGCCGGTCGTCGTCTCGATGCTGAATTCCTATTCGGGCTGGGCCGCGGCCGCGATGGGCTTCACGCTCGGCAATACCGCGATGATCGTCACCGGCGCGCTGGTCGGCAGCTCGGGCGCGATCCTCAGCTACATCATGTGCCGCGCGATGAACCGCAGCTTCATTTCGGTGATTGCCGGCGGCTTCGGCGCGGACGACAGCGGTGCGGGCGGCGGCGAGGCGCGCGAACAGCGCCCCTACAAGCAGGGCAGCGCAGCCGACGCGGCCTTCATGCTCGAACAGGCGGAAAAGGTCATCATCATCCCCGGTTACGGCATGGCGGTGGCGCAGGCGCAGCACGCGCTGCGTGAAATGGCCGACATGCTGAAGGAAAAGGGTGTGGAGGTGAAATATGCCATCCACCCCGTCGCCGGGCGGATGCCCGGGCACATGAACGTGCTGCTGGCGGAGGCGCAGGTTCCCTACGACGAAGTGTTCGAGCTGGAGGATATCAACAGCGAGTTCGCGCAGGCCGATGTCGCCTTCATCATCGGTGCGAATGACGTGGTGAACCCGGCGGCCAAGACCGACAAGTCCTCGCCCATATACGGCATGCCGGTGTTCGATGTGGACAAGGCCAAGCAGGTTTTCTTCATCAAGCGCAGCATGGGCGGCGTCGGTTATGCCGGGGTCGACAACGATGTGTTCTATATGGACCAGACGATGATGCTGCTGTCCGATGCGAAGAAGATGGTCGAGGAAATCGTCAAGTCGCTCGACTGA
- a CDS encoding endonuclease domain-containing protein: MEDHTPEGLKRARRLRREMSLPEVLLWQQLRGKPDGVKFRKQHPVGDFVLDFYCATRRIAIEIDGIAHDMGDRPARDISRDRWLNEQGIGVLRIPASEVLDDAIGTAEAIIAYCTDRPPPSAAGAAATSPRGGGLSGAPA; this comes from the coding sequence GTGGAAGATCACACACCAGAAGGTTTGAAACGCGCGCGCCGCTTGCGCCGCGAGATGTCGCTACCCGAAGTGCTCTTGTGGCAGCAGCTTCGTGGAAAACCTGATGGCGTGAAATTCCGCAAGCAGCATCCTGTCGGCGATTTCGTGCTCGACTTCTATTGCGCGACCCGGCGGATCGCCATCGAGATCGATGGCATCGCGCATGATATGGGCGATCGTCCAGCGCGCGACATCAGCCGCGATCGATGGTTGAACGAGCAAGGCATAGGCGTTCTGCGTATTCCTGCGAGCGAAGTCCTGGACGACGCGATTGGAACGGCGGAAGCCATCATTGCCTACTGTACCGACAGACCCCCACCGTCAGCCGCTGGCGCGGCTGCCACCTCCCCCAGGGGGGGAGGACTTTCCGGAGCGCCCGCTTAA
- a CDS encoding aspartate/glutamate racemase family protein, with translation MRKLGLIGGMSWVSTRTYYEWINRLVQRRTEPLASAPLLIESLDFRRLHGLHEPADWARAAQVLGESARQLESAGAGAIVIAANSMHKVYDEVAAQVDVPILHIAECIGQRMKADGVTNAALIGTRNVMTENFYRQRLVAHGVDLLPPDMVNVEKLDRIIYQELMLGKATRDAQRALKTMITRKEQDGTQAIVLACTELEMVVDVDANVLPIFDSARIHCEAAVDWLLEEG, from the coding sequence TTGCGCAAGCTGGGGCTGATCGGCGGGATGAGCTGGGTTTCGACCCGCACCTATTACGAATGGATCAACCGACTGGTGCAGCGACGCACCGAACCGCTTGCGAGCGCCCCCCTGCTGATCGAAAGCCTGGACTTTCGCCGTCTGCATGGCCTGCACGAGCCGGCGGATTGGGCGCGGGCGGCGCAGGTTCTGGGCGAATCCGCCCGCCAGCTGGAAAGCGCGGGCGCCGGGGCGATCGTGATCGCGGCCAATTCGATGCACAAGGTGTACGATGAAGTCGCCGCTCAGGTCGATGTGCCGATCCTGCACATTGCCGAATGCATCGGGCAGCGCATGAAAGCCGATGGCGTGACCAATGCCGCACTGATCGGCACGCGCAATGTGATGACCGAAAATTTCTATCGCCAGCGTCTGGTCGCGCATGGGGTGGACCTGCTGCCGCCCGACATGGTCAATGTCGAGAAGCTCGACCGGATCATCTATCAGGAACTGATGCTGGGCAAGGCGACCCGCGATGCGCAGCGCGCGCTCAAGACAATGATCACGCGCAAGGAACAGGACGGCACGCAGGCGATCGTGCTGGCCTGTACCGAGCTGGAGATGGTCGTGGACGTCGACGCCAACGTTCTGCCGATTTTCGATTCCGCACGCATTCATTGCGAGGCGGCGGTGGACTGGCTGCTCGAAGAAGGGTGA
- a CDS encoding parallel beta-helix domain-containing protein has translation MIRLSIAATAALVSVAAPAWAETVTIAPGEGAQERLQEALILAQPGDEIVLAAGRFALTDGLSLDVDNVVVRGAGMEASVLDFTGQQGSGEGLLVTSDGVTLRDFAVENPKGDGIKSKGADDIVYHAIRVTWTGGPKASNGAYGIYPVESTNILVDGSEVSGASDAGIYVGQSSRITVRNSVATDNVAGIEIENSRDAIVERNFVSRNTGGILVFDLPDLPVMGGGNVLVRNNLVASNTTANFAPEGNIVASVPRGTGIMIMANENVWVGQNLLYDNPTAPVMVIAYPMPFEDPDYNPYPRDVTIDWNMVDEGGTDPQLEGAEQLLAAFGGALPPVMWDGLESGEDRATLWVHPEMPGWSLNLETQGAGLTGAKPGPLDVPVPGQPISADGWGAGPELEARIK, from the coding sequence ATGATCCGACTTTCGATCGCCGCCACCGCTGCGCTGGTGTCCGTCGCCGCGCCCGCATGGGCCGAAACCGTCACCATCGCGCCGGGCGAAGGGGCGCAGGAACGCCTGCAGGAAGCGCTTATCCTGGCCCAGCCGGGGGACGAGATCGTGCTTGCCGCCGGCCGCTTCGCGCTGACCGATGGCCTCTCGCTCGATGTCGATAATGTCGTCGTGCGCGGTGCCGGGATGGAAGCGAGCGTGCTCGATTTCACCGGACAGCAGGGATCGGGCGAAGGGCTGCTGGTCACGTCGGACGGGGTGACGCTGCGCGACTTCGCGGTCGAAAATCCCAAGGGGGACGGGATCAAGTCCAAGGGCGCGGACGACATCGTCTATCACGCGATCCGGGTGACCTGGACCGGCGGACCCAAAGCCAGCAACGGCGCCTACGGCATCTATCCGGTCGAAAGCACTAATATCCTGGTCGACGGCAGCGAAGTTTCCGGCGCGTCGGACGCGGGCATCTACGTCGGGCAATCGAGCCGGATCACCGTGCGCAATTCGGTCGCGACCGACAACGTGGCGGGGATCGAGATCGAAAACAGCCGCGACGCAATCGTCGAACGCAATTTCGTAAGCCGCAATACCGGCGGGATTCTGGTGTTCGATCTGCCCGATCTGCCGGTGATGGGCGGGGGCAACGTGCTGGTGCGCAACAATCTGGTGGCATCCAACACCACTGCCAATTTCGCGCCGGAGGGGAATATCGTCGCCAGCGTTCCGCGCGGCACGGGCATCATGATAATGGCGAACGAGAATGTCTGGGTCGGGCAGAACCTGCTGTATGACAATCCGACCGCGCCGGTCATGGTCATCGCCTATCCGATGCCGTTCGAAGATCCCGACTACAATCCCTATCCGCGCGACGTCACGATCGACTGGAACATGGTCGATGAAGGCGGTACCGATCCTCAGCTTGAGGGCGCGGAACAGCTTCTGGCCGCGTTCGGCGGCGCGCTGCCCCCGGTGATGTGGGACGGGCTGGAAAGCGGTGAAGACCGGGCGACGCTGTGGGTCCATCCCGAAATGCCCGGCTGGTCGCTGAACCTGGAGACGCAAGGGGCGGGATTGACCGGGGCGAAGCCCGGCCCGCTTGACGTGCCGGTTCCCGGTCAGCCGATTTCCGCGGACGGGTGGGGCGCGGGGCCCGAGCTGGAAGCGCGGATCAAGTGA
- a CDS encoding SDR family NAD(P)-dependent oxidoreductase: MSVSFDFSGKSALVTGAASGIGAATCRWLDAQGIARLVLVDCDSEALDRLALSCDCRRVAGDVADPALWDGLEGLGPLDHAVINAGIASGAPIAECEFAEWRRVMAVNLDGAFLSLRAAMRAIPGAGSVVVTASISGVKAEPGTAAYGASKATLIQLAKVAAKEGAPQGLRVNAVAPGGVDTPIWDQAPFFQDLVREHGGDRAAALKAMAEMATPLGRYAAAEEIAGQIGFLLSDAAASTTGAVLVSDGGYSL; the protein is encoded by the coding sequence ATGAGCGTATCGTTCGACTTTTCAGGCAAGAGCGCCCTCGTCACGGGGGCCGCGTCGGGCATTGGCGCGGCGACCTGCCGCTGGCTGGACGCGCAGGGGATCGCGCGCCTCGTGCTGGTCGATTGCGACAGCGAAGCGCTCGACCGGCTGGCGCTGTCCTGCGACTGCCGCCGCGTGGCCGGCGACGTTGCCGATCCGGCGCTGTGGGACGGGCTGGAAGGGCTCGGCCCGCTCGATCACGCCGTCATCAACGCCGGGATCGCATCGGGCGCGCCGATTGCCGAGTGCGAGTTTGCCGAATGGCGGCGGGTCATGGCGGTCAACCTCGACGGCGCGTTCCTCTCGCTGCGCGCGGCCATGCGGGCAATCCCCGGCGCGGGCAGCGTGGTCGTGACCGCCTCCATCAGCGGGGTGAAGGCCGAACCGGGCACGGCCGCCTACGGCGCATCGAAAGCGACACTGATCCAGTTGGCCAAAGTCGCGGCGAAAGAAGGCGCGCCGCAGGGGCTGCGCGTCAATGCCGTGGCACCGGGCGGAGTCGATACGCCGATCTGGGACCAGGCCCCCTTCTTCCAGGATCTCGTGCGCGAGCACGGCGGCGACCGCGCGGCGGCGCTGAAGGCCATGGCCGAAATGGCGACCCCGCTGGGCCGCTATGCCGCGGCGGAGGAAATCGCCGGCCAGATCGGCTTTCTGCTGTCCGACGCGGCGGCCTCCACCACCGGCGCGGTGCTGGTGAGCGACGGCGGCTATTCGCTCTAG
- a CDS encoding aa3-type cytochrome c oxidase subunit IV: protein MASGNDMKAANETYGGFIALLKWSVPILAIGVLIIVLLIAS from the coding sequence ATGGCTTCGGGTAACGACATGAAAGCGGCCAACGAGACGTACGGCGGCTTCATCGCCCTTCTCAAATGGTCGGTTCCGATCCTTGCGATCGGCGTTCTGATCATTGTTCTGCTGATCGCAAGCTGA
- a CDS encoding deoxyguanosinetriphosphate triphosphohydrolase, whose amino-acid sequence MTRAPFAADPACSRGREFSEDRGGVRGPRSEFQRDRDRIIHSIAFRRLRSKTQVFIAPDGDHYRTRLTHSLEVAQIGRVIARALGLDEDLTEALCLAHDIGHPPFGHAGEDALQQATADVGGFDHNAQGLRVLMRLESPYCDHPGLNLTWELLEGLAKHNGPIAAPGWALAELDAQFPLALGDHSSLEAQVAAVADDIAYDNHDIDDGLRAGFLSLDDLLTLDFVADQWREVENRFPNAPRERQLRELVRVQIGLMVNDVIAQTQNATAGIASGDEVRRAGRALATFSPEMAARERQLKRFMYDRLYYHREQLATAERARDVVARLYEAYAGDDALLPPGWRDTLPGEEPGRARHILDFIAGMTDRFAIDQYARIHGTRPEGLSNV is encoded by the coding sequence ATGACCCGTGCGCCCTTCGCCGCAGACCCCGCCTGTTCGCGCGGTCGCGAATTTTCCGAAGATCGCGGCGGCGTGCGCGGGCCGCGCAGCGAATTTCAGCGCGATCGCGACCGGATCATCCATTCGATCGCCTTTCGCCGGCTCCGTTCCAAGACGCAGGTGTTCATTGCGCCCGACGGCGACCATTACCGCACTCGGCTGACGCACAGCCTGGAAGTGGCGCAGATCGGCCGGGTGATTGCCCGCGCGCTGGGGCTGGACGAGGATCTGACCGAGGCGCTGTGCCTCGCGCACGACATCGGCCATCCCCCCTTCGGCCACGCGGGGGAGGATGCGCTGCAGCAGGCGACGGCGGACGTCGGCGGGTTCGATCACAATGCCCAGGGCCTGCGCGTCCTGATGCGGCTGGAAAGCCCTTACTGCGATCATCCCGGGCTCAACCTGACCTGGGAATTGCTGGAAGGGCTGGCCAAGCACAACGGGCCGATCGCCGCGCCCGGCTGGGCACTGGCGGAACTGGATGCGCAGTTCCCGCTCGCTTTGGGCGATCATTCCTCGCTCGAAGCGCAAGTGGCTGCTGTGGCCGACGACATTGCCTATGACAATCACGACATCGACGACGGGCTGCGGGCCGGGTTCCTGTCGCTGGACGACCTGCTGACGCTGGATTTCGTCGCAGACCAGTGGCGCGAGGTCGAAAACCGCTTCCCCAATGCCCCCCGCGAACGCCAGTTGCGTGAACTGGTGAGGGTGCAGATCGGGTTGATGGTGAACGATGTCATCGCGCAGACGCAAAATGCCACGGCGGGCATCGCCTCCGGGGACGAGGTGCGGCGTGCCGGCCGCGCGCTCGCGACGTTCTCCCCCGAAATGGCGGCGCGCGAACGGCAATTGAAGCGGTTCATGTACGACCGGCTCTATTATCACCGCGAACAACTCGCCACGGCGGAGCGTGCCCGTGACGTCGTGGCCCGGCTTTACGAAGCCTACGCGGGTGACGACGCGCTTCTCCCGCCTGGATGGCGGGACACGCTGCCGGGGGAGGAGCCGGGGCGGGCACGGCATATCCTCGATTTCATCGCCGGAATGACCGATCGTTTCGCGATCGATCAATATGCCCGCATCCACGGCACGCGGCCTGAGGGATTGAGCAATGTCTGA
- a CDS encoding NAD(P)H-binding protein, which produces MSDPLRIAIVGASGLVGQTVIALSVGREDMRLTALARREVPLPPEARMEVFVADPPRWGEVLEAIRPTALVCALGTTWRKAGEDEAAFRAVDRDLVLETAHAAKAHGVERMVAISSAGASLAAKAFYLRVKGEMERDLAKVGFKRLDVLRPGLLRGARGGDRRPAERLGIAVSPVTDLLLHGGWRQFRSIPARTVAEAALSLAMRRAGGRFHHDNDAIRRAARELPQPVED; this is translated from the coding sequence ATGTCTGACCCGCTGAGGATCGCCATCGTCGGCGCCTCCGGGCTTGTCGGCCAGACGGTGATCGCGCTGTCTGTCGGGCGGGAAGACATGCGCCTGACCGCGCTCGCCCGGCGCGAGGTGCCCCTTCCGCCGGAAGCAAGAATGGAAGTCTTCGTGGCCGATCCGCCGCGGTGGGGCGAGGTGCTGGAAGCGATCCGCCCGACCGCTCTCGTCTGCGCACTCGGAACGACATGGCGCAAGGCAGGCGAAGACGAAGCCGCCTTTCGCGCGGTGGATCGCGATCTGGTTCTGGAAACCGCCCACGCGGCGAAGGCGCACGGGGTGGAACGGATGGTCGCGATCAGCTCCGCCGGCGCTTCGCTGGCGGCCAAGGCGTTCTACTTGCGCGTGAAGGGCGAAATGGAGCGCGATCTTGCCAAAGTGGGTTTCAAGCGGCTGGACGTGCTTCGTCCGGGTCTGCTTCGCGGTGCGCGCGGGGGCGACCGCCGACCGGCGGAGCGTCTCGGCATTGCCGTCAGCCCGGTGACCGATCTGTTGCTGCACGGCGGCTGGCGCCAATTCCGTTCGATCCCTGCGCGCACGGTGGCGGAGGCTGCGCTGAGCCTTGCGATGCGCCGCGCGGGCGGGCGCTTTCATCACGATAACGATGCCATTCGCCGCGCCGCGCGCGAACTGCCGCAACCTGTAGAAGACTGA
- a CDS encoding NAD(P) transhydrogenase subunit alpha codes for MRIAILKERAPGETRVAATPETVKKFLALGAGVAVEEGAGETASVPDQAYRDAGADVVPGPQAVEGAGIVLGVQAPDVLALAGAKPGALVAALFDPFTQSDRVQAYADAGFEALAMEFMPRITRAQSMDVLSSQSNLAGYKAVLTAANAYGRAFPMMMTAAGTVQAARVFVMGVGVAGLQAIATARRLGAQVSATDVRSATKEQIQSLGAKPIFVENVAGIEGEGSGGYATEMSDEYKAAQAQLVSSHIAKQDIVITTALIPGRAAPRLISDEQIASMKPGSVIFDLAVAQGDGTGGNVAGSKPDEVVERHGVKIVGYSNTAAHLAADASALFARNHYNFLSAFWDKDAGKPVLDEEIGDAVRLTQGGKVVNERLQG; via the coding sequence TTGCGGATCGCGATCCTGAAAGAGCGGGCTCCGGGGGAAACCCGGGTCGCCGCCACGCCCGAAACGGTCAAGAAGTTCCTGGCGCTGGGCGCCGGCGTCGCGGTGGAGGAAGGCGCGGGCGAAACCGCGTCCGTTCCCGACCAGGCCTATCGCGATGCGGGGGCGGATGTCGTGCCCGGGCCGCAAGCGGTCGAAGGGGCAGGGATCGTGCTGGGCGTGCAGGCGCCCGACGTCCTGGCGCTCGCCGGTGCGAAACCGGGCGCGCTGGTTGCCGCGCTGTTCGATCCCTTCACCCAGTCCGATCGGGTTCAGGCCTACGCCGATGCCGGGTTCGAGGCACTGGCGATGGAATTCATGCCGCGCATCACCCGCGCGCAGAGCATGGACGTGCTTTCCAGCCAGTCCAACCTTGCCGGATACAAGGCGGTGCTGACCGCGGCGAACGCATATGGCCGTGCCTTTCCCATGATGATGACCGCCGCCGGCACGGTGCAGGCGGCCAGGGTCTTCGTGATGGGCGTGGGCGTTGCGGGCCTGCAGGCGATCGCGACCGCGCGGCGCCTGGGCGCGCAGGTTTCGGCAACCGATGTGCGTTCGGCGACGAAGGAACAGATCCAGTCGCTGGGCGCCAAGCCCATTTTCGTCGAGAATGTCGCGGGGATCGAGGGCGAGGGTTCGGGCGGCTATGCGACCGAGATGAGCGATGAATACAAGGCCGCGCAGGCACAGCTCGTTTCTTCGCACATTGCGAAGCAGGATATCGTCATCACCACCGCGCTCATCCCCGGCCGCGCCGCGCCCCGGCTGATCTCGGACGAACAGATCGCCAGCATGAAGCCGGGCAGCGTGATCTTCGACCTTGCGGTCGCTCAGGGAGATGGGACCGGCGGCAACGTCGCGGGATCGAAGCCCGATGAGGTGGTCGAAAGGCACGGCGTGAAGATCGTCGGCTATTCGAACACCGCCGCGCACCTGGCCGCCGATGCCAGCGCCCTGTTCGCCCGCAACCACTACAACTTCCTCTCCGCCTTCTGGGACAAGGACGCGGGCAAGCCCGTGCTCGACGAGGAGATCGGTGACGCCGTGCGGCTGACGCAGGGCGGCAAGGTCGTGAACGAGAGGTTGCAGGGTTGA